CCGTTGGTCGGCGCTCATCGACCCCAACAGCAACATGACCTGATGCTCGCGATTGATTTCGCGGCTCATCATCCGATGAAAGTGGGCCTGAAGACTGGGCAACTCGGCCAGCAGGCTCTCCAGGCGGGAATACGGGATTTCACAGACTTCGCTGTCTTCCAATGCGATCGCACTGCACTTATGACGCGAACCGCCAATGCCCTCCATGCCCAGAATTTCGCCAGACATCTGAAAACCAATGATTTGCTTGGTCGCTGGGCCCTCGGAGTAGACGGTCTTAAAGTGGCCAAGCTTGACTGCATAAAGACTGGTGAAGACATCGCCGGCCCGGTATAGGGATTCCCCACGCTCCACCCGCAGGCGCTTGGACATGATGGTCTCAAGCCGATCCAGGTCCTGATTGTTGATCACAGCGGGAAGACAGAGCTCATGCATGGAGCAGTCTGCGCAGCTAGATGAGATCGAACCAATGGTAATGGGCGCCCCGCCACTCACTCCCTGAAATGAGTTGTGCATCTGTTTTTTCCTTCAATATGCGGTGATCCGAATATTGATAATAATCAAAAAAACCAAATCAGTCATCCTCAAGGTGAAGGTCCGCGATCTTGCGGGTCATGGTGTTTCGGCCAATCCCCAGGAGCTGGGCGGCTTCGATCCGCCGGCCCCGCGTGTGCTTTAAGGCCACGCCGATCACCGCGGCCTCGAATTCCCGCGCCCATTGGTTCATTCGGCCCTGGTCTGGCCCCTCTGTCTCAGTTGCAAGGGAGCGTGAGACCTCCTGACGAAGCAGCTCCTGCCAAGAGATGGGTGCCATCTGGGCTGCAGAACCAACCGCTGAGATGGCCACAGTCTGCACGCCAGTGGGCTCGACT
The nucleotide sequence above comes from beta proteobacterium MWH-UniP1. Encoded proteins:
- the fnr gene encoding fumarate/nitrate reduction transcriptional regulator Fnr; the encoded protein is MHNSFQGVSGGAPITIGSISSSCADCSMHELCLPAVINNQDLDRLETIMSKRLRVERGESLYRAGDVFTSLYAVKLGHFKTVYSEGPATKQIIGFQMSGEILGMEGIGGSRHKCSAIALEDSEVCEIPYSRLESLLAELPSLQAHFHRMMSREINREHQVMLLLGSMSADQRVAAFLLNLSRRYETRGLSPNHFVLRMTREDIGNYLGLTIESVSRVFSRFKKNDWIEGSPRDVRLLDRKALEELCVS